The Glycine max cultivar Williams 82 chromosome 12, Glycine_max_v4.0, whole genome shotgun sequence genome window below encodes:
- the LOC121173142 gene encoding putative pentatricopeptide repeat-containing protein At1g10330 translates to MGCLSNAENVFRVMVVREVSTWNAMVSSLASHGRENEALDMFKRMKLHGLKPNSITFVVVLTTYARGNLIREGLDLFRSMWYDFGIKQNLEHYGCVIDLLGKAGHNEEATEIIRNMSFQPYASILGACRIHGAIELGEGIGKKMLRLQTQYCGQYVLLSSMNAKERWDRAAGLRREIMEAGIHKFPEYSMVDLT, encoded by the coding sequence ATGGGGTGCTTGAGTAATgctgaaaatgttttcagagTAATGGTTGTCAGAGAGGTGAGTACTTGGAATGCAATGGTTTCTTCATTAGCTTCTCATGGAAGAGAGAACGAGGCTCTGGACATGTTTAAAAGGATGAAGCTTCATGGGTTGAAACCAAATAGCATTACCTTTGTTGTAGTTCTTACAACATATGCTCGTGGAAATTTAATTAGGGAAGGATTGGACTTGTTTCGATCAATGTGGTATGACTTTGGAATAAAGCAAAATTTGGAGCACTATGGATGCGTGATTGATCTTTTGGGTAAAGCAGGCCATAATGAAGAAGCAACTGAGATCATAAGAAATATGTCTTTTCAGCCTTACGCATCTATTTTGGGAGCATGTAGGATTCATGGAGCTATTGAACTTGGAGAAGGAATAGGAAAAAAGATGCTTAGATTGCAGACACAATATTGTGGCCAATATGTGTTACTGTCAAGCATGAATGCAAAGGAAAGATGGGATCGTGCTGCTGGTTTGAGGAGAGAAATAATGGAGGCTGGAATTCATAAATTTCCAGAATACAGTATGGTTGACTTGACATAA
- the LOC121173239 gene encoding uncharacterized protein: MQFSSIKLTRMRGVHEHIMPLRDIVAQLKTLEVTMSESFLVHFILCTLPQQSTPFKISYNTHKDKWSINELMTMCVQEEERLIMEEGEKVNLTTSTFGKDRKKSVGTNKGRIPTQPTIKKESKCFFCKRKRHIKKDDPKFKNWFEKKGYGKPKEASGK, from the exons ATGCAATTCTCTTCCATTAAGCTTACTAGAATGAGAGGTGTGCATGAACATATCATGCCCTTAAGGGACATAGTGGCTCAGTTGAAAACCCTGGAAGTTACCATGTCTGAATCCTTCCTggtacatttcattttgtgcacCCTACCTCAACAGTCTACACCCTTTAAAATCTCttacaacacacataaggataaatggtctattaatgaactgatgaccatgtgtgttcaagaagaggagagattgataatggaagagggtgagaaggtaAATTTGACTACTTCTACTTTTGGAAAGGATAGGAAGAAGTCTGTAGGCACCAATAAAGGAAGGATTCCAACTCAACCAACGATTAAAAAGGAGTCAAAGTGTTTCTTCTGTAAAAGGAAAAGACACATAAAGAAGGACGAccccaaatttaaaaattggtttgagaagaaag GGTATGGAAAGCCTAAGGAAGCCAGTGGGAAGTGA